atagtgaacttccccagctgcatataaacgtatgagttgggatgcaccagcgagcaagaagagctacaatacctcgtgcgtcatgaaagatatacaaatctccagatgtttgaacggccctggtaatttgtgctctatccagcatagctctaacacgaggaaatccagcatgtgtctagaccatccgagaacttctctaaggcgtcgagaaagcttgaattcaatcattgaagcctggacaagaaccgaatagcagcacgaggagtcaccaatttcttttgagtgaccgtcctgggattgatcagaaggcgatataccggggacttgagacgattttcgggctcctgaacctcaaagaatgcgtcatctatgtttgggacattcttgactccaggtgtttcgtcttctcaccaacggaagtctcatccgtatgtttcctctatggagatatcatacTGCAcatttcatctctggaagcatctggctggagaatcagacatcctccaAAGcttgtgaaatccacacaatgtttcagtcgtcatgcgaattcaataagatgatggaatcatgcaaattaaaacccTGTCTAaaatggtaaatcttgaactcttacctttTCAATTTCACTAAAGTATGATGCAAGAGTTACAcacgaaattagttcgttccttgaaacctgcataacgaacaaaacttcattagttcatgaaaatgattttctcataaaatcatagacataattttcataatgtgaacattcacacaactgaactatgaaatttacaacaAGACATATTTCATCGTAAATaattgtctagtttgaaggttactcaaaacccatgtcttgattttacaaacaataattaatgcaatttgttcataaattttcagaatttatctaataagaacaaatccatgtgaataaaatatgtcatcatgtttcacataaaatatgtcacggctacatatataaaaaaatctttttccttcgtattagtgttttattaaaaacgaaggtttatgctattttgtgaaagctcacacctattgtgataaaatactaattctcatgaaagctcataaaaaagttttatcactggacataaatttacatacataaaaatatatgtatctattttcctcgaatgagcatattttctaaaacgagtttatttcggttttgtgaaagctcacatctattaaggtaaaatcttggttcacatgaaagctcatacactaagttttatcactggacctaagtccacatatataaaaaatcttctaaatcagggattttattagttttcaaaactaacgatcgaacgaacatacgtttaaaaacaagggtttttctacaaaactcacatcaacatataccatgtatataattttaacatgatggaagcatgaacactcatgaaatcacaaattgaaaaaaaaaaaattgcacgtacctggtcggcgtcGGCCGGAATTTGGGGACGGCGAGCTAACGGCGTCGGCGGGTGGAATCCGGCGAATTTTCTCCTGCTGCTCTTGCTCGGCGTGAGATGAGAGGGagtgaaggtggtggtggtgtgggagagaataaaaaaaaagaggattaattccttttatacctaatcttatttccaaaacctaattccataaggatttcctttttgggcccggcccgtgaatcctaaaccaaccaaggttccaccatcgaatcagcggttctacatcaatttatgttcactggatgatgttctattatgccacagaggtttccgctcaaaccatggtttgctcattcagtcgaaatccggtaacatcttatcttatgactaagttcaattacttatttttgtctgtacctggaaaatcaccattcaatgctgactgaggaacatgactgttcctcactaagcaggggacttaatgtagatggtggattttcgacaaagggtagaattgtaaaactatactccagattcggcaaccggatgagtattgagactcatgtctctcattaaagcatgaaagctcatgtcataaatctctgactgagaaggctgtctctcagagtacgtgtagatgtgtagtctctcagctgaggccacggcacatctcatgaatactgagcaatttcagtaattactccggatccggcaatcggatgagtatcgagactcatgtctctatgcatgaaagctcatgccacctctgatggagaaagtctctcagagaagatgaagatgtgcagtctctcagctgaggccacgcacatctcatactgtatagaatcgaaagattgggggctcctagacagcatgtctgctagtatagagcgacaacgtcttcgggatgtaaccaattttccccgactatgcaagaggaatatgacactccagcaagttcatattgctcaaccctcagataattaatgctcctagacaggaagcccttctagtatagagccagcaattaattatcttaaatcgtctgaatatccagcaatattctacgagccatcgtgaatatccagcaatattctacgagtcgtcaattaatcgcctgaatattcagcaatattctacgattcctcgttatatttcgttacttcaatctgtggttcttcccagcagaattccacaggttagtaataaatattcaacgaacaggcatctgagcatcgaataagccctgacaaaaatggtgcaagtgtaattagcagataatgcacagaccagcattttgaatgcacgaacgagcatttcaaaaatacgaacgaacgaggaacctatgcaaaataggaagggaaaataataataaaatattaaacaaaagcgccagggactaggctcaccagccggccagtcatgccgtgactagtcccgcgcccaattttatattttaccatatttttactattttcacgatctcatgaaaatccctcgttcgagcaaatttcctttatttcaaagaaattatctaaatcacatgattttatcaaaaaataataaaattagggaaaggtgtcggggaccgagcaccagccggcatgccttggccgtggccggtcccacacctcacgtctccattattttattatttctctcaaattatgaaaattccttgattttatgaattttccctaaaatcatgaaaattacctaatttcatgtattttatctaaatcacatgattttatcaaaaaataataaaattagggaaaggtgtcgcgggaccgagcaccagccggccatgccttggccggccggtcccacacctcacgtctccattattttattatttctctcaaattatgaaaattccttgattttatgaattttccctaaaatcatgaaaattacctaatttcatgtatttttatctaaatcacatgattttatcaaaataataaaattagggaaaggtgtcgcgggaccgccggccggcggtcatgccttggccgtggcggtcccacacctcacgtcccattattttattattccttctcaaattatgaaaattccttgattttatgaattttccctaaaattacctaatttcatgtattttctctaaaatcatggaaaatattaaaaaattaggaaaacttgtggaccgggctctagccgccggccatgccctagccggtcccacacgcccattattttattatattggtgttttgtttcctgatttcatgtaaactccctgatttcaacaaaatatcttggttttcaacaaatccctttgattttatgaaaattatctaaaatcatcaaaattacataaaattggaagagtgccttgggacccgcgcccattggccggccggccatgccacggccattgccggtcccacactcccattccctattttatattttaatttatgtctctcatctcatggaagttccctaatttcgccaaactctccagtttcatggaatttcccttaaatcagagaaaaatacataaaatcacataaaactgggaaaagcatgtgggaccgcgtgtcagccggccgccatcctagccgtggccggtcccacaccttgtgattccttgtttatttattattttcatcatctcatgtatttttcccagtttcagcaaaaccatggattttcatattttctccaaatgttgctcaaacgtgcatcagaaaatatcaaaattctcaggactgaagcacggacactatggtgacacgggcacatccccttgaccgaccaagggtgaccctgaggcttgcaaacagctggtcccgcatgttttaatgattttaacctaatttgctcagttgctcatattaggttcgaacttttccaaacaattggaagttcgctcaaacgaccatctactggtcccacgaccatcaagagccggtctcatgacctcttggtcggcccctcatattttctacatcaggttttatgatttgtgctcacacgagcattatttcagtaaatgattaaaccacatttaatcattctttcaccaactggtcctcaagagactttggtatttttgctcattcgagcatctgggcgttatatggtgaacccgtcatcccatgtacgGTCcgtgtgatttgcaataaatcatcatttcggtaaaattagggttttgaatccagagctctgcagaaacgtgattctgtgcagattcgaacactctgataattttatgttgattccatgattgatattcatatttattttgctcgactcagcagtcagtaacttaaattaacattttatttggtccagctaccaacaattcatcaaaagaacaatatttgttcaaactagcaatatttgctcgaactagcaatattcgctcgaaccggcaatatttactcaattagcaatattcgctcagactagcaatatttgctcaaatcaaagaatattggttcaactatcaatattcaacaatttagcaacacagttttgctcgtcttaggttataatgatacctcgtctcagcagacacattaaattcatgagtttcgaaacatttgctaatcatgttcaactcagcgctacatggactcatcgtcccataaagtcagcaactgactccacaatcacgagatttcaatcgtgtcacatggggggatattaactagggttttggtctggcggtctacggcacgtgtttacccacgatgagaatgtgagcaagtcgtgcaatcagttggaagagtcagcaaagtagtgggtggaaagttaaccaagtctccgcacgatgagtaattggttttaacatgatttccccatttcccattctctgattccagcaactgtcacacttcatgggatcatggtgttttcaactccggcattataaaatgtcctgaatcctgattgaagagaCAGAGTTTTTCGaacatcgaacaacattcgccaaacgagcaatttctcatcaaagttcatacagacaatctttcgtctacacgaactcacagaaattactctcaattgagcaaaattcaatcattcagagcattttcacgctgaattcacaacacacctacaatctcagatcaccattgatctcacgcatttctcagcttccctcctacagatcaacccatcctctcttgtgaccgaattgactctggaacggccactgTTCTTGGTTTAGaacggggtcttacagattgatatctcgaacttaaagcactcccttcttgcagtgcatctgtgtgaggttcaatatttcgctcggttcaatgagtctccacacggtcgactcttcaattccgtaaaaaccagcaaatcgtttttccccactcacagtaggtaaccgaactttgaacttaacaatttatttgggtacatcttgtgtgttcggttagttcgcaaacttcaacgcaaccaagttcccaaccgaagtgcaggttaaaagtaacctagtgttagaagttcggttggttcgcaaacttcaacatattttgcgaatcaaccgaactgggcttatatatgcatatatgcaattaggcgaacgttcggttactacgaaatttatttcttggcgaattaggtagagttcagttacgaagtttcaaaggtagagttcggttacaaagaaaacttaacattttttcgaacgaaccgaacttgtggacttctcattattttcgtaaccTAAAGTTCGGTGGTATCCTTATTTGCGAAGGAACAGAACTTATGGactgtgttgttctaatacaaggagttcggttaaaagtattttttgcgaatcaatcgaactctgagttcggttaagaaaaaattaattcttgataaccgaacttttctctgaaaaaaccctacattaaacctctctgcaacttccattttcaactcattttaatgattacttctcatttattcaaccaaaaacgaatgacaagtaatgggtttgtgagaatatctttgttaattttttaaattaagctatatatatatatatatagtggtggtggtggttggtggtggtgatcggtggttggtggtgatggtaatcggaggtggtggtgataatcggaggtggtggtggtggtgatcggcggtggtgggcggtggtggtaatcggtggttggtggtggtgattatcgtaggtggtggtggtggtaatcgacgaTGGTGGAagatggtggtgggaggaggtggtggttatatataggtggttattgggttggttttaaattaaatcaggttaacgataggttagtcatttcaatgctttaagacaccccttataactatagggaatgtggcctaataaaaccataaacccctcggaaaaaaaaaaaaaaaaaaacatgatacaTAAAATATCGTCCTAGCTTTGACCATCCAGGTAATGAACTAATTTTAAGCCCAACTTGGAGTACACTATACTCCCGGTGCGAATCACAGGGCCCCTATGAAATCAAATCTTCGTAAACGCCGAAAAAATAGTAGGGGCACGTTGTCATTTCAAAATCTAGAAAATGGAGCATTTATCCGAACTTTAACGTTTCATTAAGTATATATTCTCTCCCTTCCCTTGTCAGTGAAGAGAACCCCAGGCTCTTCAGATTTTCTAGTAGAAATTAGAATCATAATCTTTTCTAAGATCCAGAGATGAAAAGAACAGCTGATTCATTGGATGAAGATCCAAATCTCATAATTGAAGATGAAAGATtgaggaaaaggaaaaacaaattggaagaagaagaagagggagaTGATAAGGAAATTGGATTTGCTAATCTAAACGATGATTTAGCAATTGAAGTATTAAAACATTTTGATGCAAAAACGTTAGCTACAGCAGCTTGTGTCAACAAAAAATGGAGTAAAATGGCTGAAGATGAAAGATTATGGGAATTCATCTGTACTCGTCACTGGGCTAATATTGGTTGTGGTAATCGACAGCTTCGTTCGGTTGTTCTTGCTTTAGGTGGATTTCGTCGTCTTCATTCTCTTTACATCTGGCCTTTGTTGAAacgatcttcatcttcttcaattgcaAGAACGGTTgtgaaaccaaaacctaactgGGGAAGAGATGAAGTCAATCTTTCACTGTCTCTACTTTCAATTCGTTATTTTGAAATGATGAATTTCAGTAACAGAAATTTGGATAAAAAGGAAAAGAAGTAATTCAAGACAAGAAAGTGATTATCCTTATTTAAATCCTGAATATTTTCCATTTACTTAAGTATTttccggtttttttttttgtttaattttgcgTTTTGTTTTGATTAATAAATTTAAGTTAAATTTCCAGTTTCTTTCTTGAATCTTGTATTAGATCTGAATCAAACTCCCCAGTAAGGTTGAAATCTGTTCTTGTATTTGTTTGTTGTATATGTTCAAATGGAAATCTTTTGAAGTCTGAAATCTGAGAAGAGAGAATTTTTTGTGTGTCAGTTAAAAAGACATGAATATTAGTTTTAGGTTCAGAACGAGACTGCAGGCCATGCATGGTGATGTATTGTCTGGTGTGGAGTTTGTGAGGATAAGGAGGTAAGTCCAAGCTTTTGAGTTTGATGAATGTCTGTTCTTTATTTTAAAGGGGTTAGTCCACAATTGAATTGGAGGGAGTTTAatatattttgaatcttggggattttgagggagtgtaagagagttcagggagtttgagagagtttggtattttgagtgtagggagtttgagagactctcccaaaatctatactcttttgagaaatttggagtgaggcaaaaatacactgtAAACTCCCCGGAACTCCCAAAAAAAACCCAACTCCCTAACAATctagtttttaccactaacagggagtttaagagtttctttcaaactctcccacgattaacggggttttttagggagtttgagagatttttctaaattccctcacgactaacggctAAATTCCCCCATGACTAACGGGAATTTTGAGAGACTTCTTCGAACTCCCCACAACTAACAGGGAAAAAACCAACAACACCCAACTCTTCCAAATTCCTTaaggactaacaccctgttagACTTTAGAGAGATAACATGGAGAAGAAACAAAGAGTGAGTTAAAAAGAGATAACATGGAGAAGAAACAAAGAGTGAGTTAAAAGGTTGTGAGAGTCTGTGAGAGAATCGTGGTTGTTTTGTTTGGAACTGTAAAACCAAATCTTAGGACAAAACATAGACCTTTTGGTTTTGTTTGGAACTGTAAAACCAAAACTTTGGACAAAACATAGACTTTTTGTCTTGGACCCATTTCTCCACTAATGCAAAAGGGGTGAGTTTTGGGTGATGCTATTCACCTCCCTACTGCTCTTCCAATTTTAAACCCTACATGTAGGGAATGGTAAATTCCACCTGTATCATAATATGAATCAAATCTCCAATGTTGGTAGGGGAATACTAAATTCCACATGTATTTTAATGTGAATTAGATCCTAAGGCCTTTCTATGCGCATGCCAAAAAAAAAAGCTATTTGGTATACCAGGTGTCATGGTAAATCAATTGCGCCATTATGGGAAAACCAATAAGCGATACACTTTCTAGCGAACGATATTATGAATAACACTGGCGATATTGTGATTATCGCTGACGTTATACATTAAATCGAGCAATATAAACAGTATCGCTGGCGATATTAATTATACCGACCACTGGGTATTTTGTAAAGGCTATTTCTCCCTACTGGTTCCTATATATACGCCCTCGTATTTCTCCAAGGTACTCACACCTACTTCAACctatatttcaccaatttctctatctctattatcattttaaatttcataatcatcaatgacgagatccaatgaagagaggaatgttattgtgaatcggtttagattacaacaagaaatgcatcgaaggaggttgcaagaacttgacGACGAGGAAGTTGAAGATAATAAACTCATCGACATTTTGATGCTAGTACATACAGGCCAAATACCTAGAGTACCAGTATTCTCAAGAAGGTATACAtatcgagggagggaattttaccatcagaagctgatgcacgattatttacttcccaattgtgtgtactctgatcaaaaTTTCCAAGGTCGATTCCGTATGCCTCGTCATCTGGTGATAAAGATTATTGAGGAgctttgtcgagtagaacctcaatttaattatcagtttgatgcactcaatattagaggtcataCTCCTGAACAAAAATTTACTTCGGCTTTAAGGATTCAAGGTTATAGCACTCCAGCGGATGCgaacgatgagtaccttcgtatgggtaaaacaacttcattcacttacctttcattgttttgtgaagtaatgattaaacattttggtccaacatatttacgaaaaccaaccgaggaagatgttagagaaatattgagggagaatgaggaaaggggattcccgggaatgctaggtagtctcgattgtatgcattgggtatggcaaGGATGCCCTGTTTATTGGGCCGGTCAATAcaagggtcattatccaaaaccaacaatTAACCTTGAAGCtactgcttcttatgattgttggatatggcacgctttttttggtcttccgggttcacaaaatgatttcaatgttttgcacaagtcgcatcggtttgaagatttgaagcatgTAATTTGTCCCAAGTCCGTttcatgatcaacgaccaccagtACACTCATGGATATTATCTTGCAGATGGTATCTACCCGAAATGGTCCACCTTGGTTCAATGCTACCGTCAGCCTCCTGCCGGTGCATTGGGTCGATCATACCGGCATTTTAATGATGCCCAAATGGCAGcgaggaaggatgtggaacgcgcttttggaattttaaagaggaagttcgctatcatttgtgacccatatcgtgggttgagtcctcgtgaaatgcacaaaactatgctcacttgcataattcttcataacatggtaattcaggaaacccgtcgtgatccggagtggactaactatgaagaCGAAGATTTGAGGCCGGAGATTCGACCACAAAGAGGCGTCACTACAAGGAATTATTctcaaatgactaattacattcaaAACCGAAATTTGTGTGACAGTTTAAGAGAAGATCTGCGATTGAATCTTTGGGCAGAGCATGGAAGACAATGAGTTatgtattttaatttaagttatgtattttaatttaagttaatGAGCAATAGACTTATTTAAGTTAATGAGCAACAACATTTCATattaatcaacttttcatttcaaactaatattaagtagaatgtaacaacaacatatcaaattaaaatgcaGTACTTTATATTAAAACTTAATTTAATACATCAATcatttagagcaagtcttatggtggaagaattTCATGTTCCAAATTCCATGCCACATCACCATTTAGAATAGACTATGGAAGTGCAAGTTTAATGATGGAATCCAAAGAAACGCTAAATAGAATAGCATTTAACGCCAATCGTTTTAGcgtttttcaacttttgtgtatcaCTATGAAATACGTATATTATTTTACCAACCTGTGAAATGTGAAGTAATAATTAAATAACAGGTAACAAAT
This DNA window, taken from Papaver somniferum cultivar HN1 chromosome 3, ASM357369v1, whole genome shotgun sequence, encodes the following:
- the LOC113361488 gene encoding F-box protein GID2-like — protein: MKRTADSLDEDPNLIIEDERLRKRKNKLEEEEEGDDKEIGFANLNDDLAIEVLKHFDAKTLATAACVNKKWSKMAEDERLWEFICTRHWANIGCGNRQLRSVVLALGGFRRLHSLYIWPLLKRSSSSSIARTVVKPKPNWGRDEVNLSLSLLSIRYFEMMNFSNRNLDKKEKK